In a single window of the Niabella ginsenosidivorans genome:
- the cyoE gene encoding heme o synthase has product MKRSGEGGVRDFLQLMKPSLSIMVVFSSVISYLLVPDVMYDWWRIVLLFAGGMLVTGSANTINQVVEKDTDAQMKRTAKRPVASGRLSPEQGWGFAIFTGALGIFVLGYYFNWTAATLAAFSLFLYAFVYTPLKKVNSVAVLVGAFPGALPCLIGWVAGYVPGQPINWLGGIIMFGIQFLWQFPHFWAIAWVAHKDYSNVGFKLLPSEKGPTKFTALQTVVYALLMLPITVAPFFVGICSYNNVKGMTGLGLIILANIFLIARAVALYSRMDVPAARRVMFGSYIHLPVVLLALLLAKS; this is encoded by the coding sequence TTGAAAAGATCAGGAGAGGGTGGAGTAAGGGATTTTCTCCAGTTAATGAAGCCCTCATTAAGTATAATGGTGGTTTTCAGCAGTGTGATCAGTTACCTGCTGGTGCCCGATGTGATGTATGACTGGTGGAGGATTGTTTTGCTCTTTGCAGGTGGAATGCTGGTAACCGGCAGCGCTAATACCATCAACCAGGTTGTGGAAAAGGATACAGATGCTCAAATGAAAAGAACTGCAAAACGGCCTGTTGCTTCAGGAAGATTAAGCCCTGAACAGGGTTGGGGATTTGCAATTTTTACAGGAGCATTGGGCATTTTTGTCCTGGGCTATTATTTTAACTGGACGGCAGCTACTCTTGCAGCCTTTAGCCTGTTTTTATATGCCTTTGTTTATACACCGCTGAAAAAAGTTAATTCAGTAGCTGTTTTAGTAGGTGCTTTTCCCGGCGCGCTGCCCTGTTTAATTGGCTGGGTAGCCGGGTATGTTCCGGGACAGCCCATCAACTGGTTAGGCGGTATTATTATGTTCGGCATCCAGTTCCTTTGGCAGTTTCCCCATTTCTGGGCTATTGCATGGGTAGCGCATAAGGACTACAGCAACGTGGGGTTTAAATTACTGCCCAGTGAAAAAGGGCCTACAAAATTTACGGCCCTGCAAACAGTAGTATATGCGCTTTTGATGTTGCCCATTACCGTTGCGCCTTTTTTTGTGGGAATTTGCAGCTACAACAATGTAAAAGGAATGACAGGGCTTGGGTTGATCATACTTGCGAATATTTTTTTAATAGCAAGGGCGGTAGCGCTTTATTCCCGGATGGATGTGCCTGCTGCACGCAGGGTAATGTTTGGCAGCTATATTCATTTACCCGTGGTATTGCTGGCCTTGTTGCTGGCAAAATCCTGA
- a CDS encoding cytochrome c oxidase subunit 3, producing MEQTVTHKTKWWSGGKSPFNIEYGKIMMWYFLLSDSFTFGAFLISLGTVRFGLNYWPEPSIVFNTFPFAGHANLPLAFVSVMTFVLIISSVTMVLAVHAGHNRDKKGVEKYLIFTIIGGLIFLSCQAWEWHHLLTEGHPALVGDHIELLTQRNGSNPWGEIVLPQEVTPALLKSSPETLARLVQEEHASHLSFAQLVQTPKEQLVQMLSSSEMVVRKAGPTAFGGFFYGITGFHGFHVSVGVILLIIMLIQTKTGVFERRGHYLMIEKIGLYWHFVDLVWVFVFLAFYLI from the coding sequence ATGGAACAAACAGTAACACATAAAACCAAATGGTGGAGCGGCGGAAAAAGCCCGTTTAATATAGAGTATGGGAAGATAATGATGTGGTACTTCTTATTGAGTGACTCCTTTACTTTTGGAGCATTCCTTATTTCTTTAGGTACCGTTCGTTTTGGTTTGAACTATTGGCCGGAGCCCAGCATTGTGTTTAACACATTCCCTTTTGCAGGGCATGCCAACCTCCCGCTTGCTTTTGTGAGCGTGATGACCTTTGTGTTAATCATCAGTTCCGTTACCATGGTGCTGGCCGTGCACGCCGGCCATAACCGCGATAAAAAAGGTGTAGAAAAATACCTGATATTTACTATTATAGGCGGTTTGATCTTTTTGAGCTGCCAGGCCTGGGAATGGCACCACCTGCTTACAGAAGGTCATCCTGCACTGGTGGGTGATCATATTGAACTATTAACACAAAGAAATGGTTCCAATCCCTGGGGTGAGATCGTGCTTCCACAGGAAGTAACTCCTGCTCTTTTAAAGTCCTCTCCCGAAACCCTGGCCAGGCTGGTGCAGGAAGAGCATGCTTCTCATCTTTCATTTGCGCAATTGGTTCAAACACCAAAAGAGCAACTGGTGCAAATGCTGTCCAGCAGCGAAATGGTGGTACGTAAAGCAGGGCCCACTGCATTTGGTGGTTTCTTCTACGGCATTACCGGCTTCCACGGTTTTCACGTATCTGTAGGAGTTATTTTGCTGATCATTATGCTGATCCAGACAAAAACAGGTGTTTTTGAACGCAGGGGCCATTACCTGATGATTGAGAAGATAGGATTATACTGGCACTTTGTAGATCTTGTATGGGTATTTGTATTCCTTGCTTTTTACCTCATCTGA
- a CDS encoding cytochrome c oxidase subunit 3 produces the protein MSTIIVSEQQNKRLHPHKFALWVAMASIIMMFVGFTSAFIVKSNQTGWRTFVLPKIFWVSTIIIMVSSITIQMAVKTFRNRNMQQYRLLLGITLILGIGFVISQILGFTELWNNNVRFRGASGAGQFFYPIAGLHAVHVIGGIIALLIIFFRSIAGSTKIYNAVPVEVMSTYWHFVDGLWIYLMIFFLILG, from the coding sequence ATGAGTACGATTATAGTGAGTGAACAACAAAATAAAAGACTGCACCCGCATAAATTTGCCTTGTGGGTGGCTATGGCCAGTATTATAATGATGTTTGTAGGGTTTACAAGCGCATTCATTGTTAAAAGTAATCAGACCGGCTGGAGAACTTTTGTATTACCTAAAATATTCTGGGTATCTACCATTATCATTATGGTAAGCAGCATAACCATACAGATGGCTGTAAAAACATTCAGAAACCGGAATATGCAGCAATACCGGCTGTTGCTGGGTATTACTCTTATTTTGGGTATTGGCTTTGTCATTTCCCAGATACTGGGTTTTACAGAGCTCTGGAACAACAATGTACGTTTTAGAGGAGCATCCGGTGCAGGTCAGTTCTTCTATCCTATTGCAGGGTTGCATGCGGTGCATGTAATAGGAGGAATAATCGCATTGCTGATCATATTCTTTAGATCAATAGCAGGAAGCACAAAGATCTATAATGCAGTGCCTGTAGAAGTAATGAGCACGTACTGGCATTTTGTAGACGGGCTTTGGATTTATTTGATGATCTTTTTCTTAATTCTGGGATAA